In Xanthomonas sacchari, a genomic segment contains:
- a CDS encoding alpha/beta fold hydrolase, with protein sequence MSSRLRLLLVLCASLWLSGCSSTSLSDRLVAPGGVSPLMDEERIQSLLATLPNRSGHVVVPGGIPIFWRAIDPGDYHMRYRYEHAGRDASGREHADFAMEVATPAPATRVAPRGTVVLLHGWMMDGDSLLPWSLDLAQAGYRSISIDLRNHGRSGGGPAGYGTRESDDVVAVIRALRASGEVQGPVYLFGVSYGAATALFAAQKLGDQVDGVVAMESFANAGRGIRDMIPHMLASHPRGWMASAAMDLARWRYGGQNLDAVIASANQRLALNLDQVDVTAAARAAPACVLLLHGSADQHIPVAHGRLLALDAPRAHYLEMPGENHLSLPMRLDLLGPTVEDWFADLQSPSHGGRCPQPLPPRADPDLQLTGGPAASGSRG encoded by the coding sequence ATGTCCTCGCGCCTGCGCCTGTTGCTCGTCCTCTGCGCCAGCCTGTGGCTGAGCGGCTGCTCCTCCACCTCGCTCAGCGACCGCCTGGTCGCGCCGGGCGGCGTGTCGCCGCTGATGGACGAGGAACGCATCCAGAGCCTGCTGGCGACCCTGCCCAACCGCAGCGGCCACGTGGTGGTGCCGGGCGGCATCCCGATCTTCTGGCGCGCCATCGACCCGGGCGACTACCACATGCGCTACCGCTACGAGCACGCCGGCCGCGACGCCAGCGGCCGCGAGCATGCCGACTTCGCCATGGAGGTGGCGACCCCGGCGCCGGCCACGCGTGTCGCCCCGCGCGGCACCGTGGTGCTGCTGCACGGCTGGATGATGGACGGCGACTCGCTGCTGCCGTGGTCGCTGGACCTGGCCCAGGCCGGCTACCGCAGCATCAGCATCGACCTGCGCAACCACGGCCGTTCCGGCGGCGGCCCGGCCGGCTACGGCACCCGCGAGTCCGACGACGTGGTCGCGGTGATCCGCGCGCTGCGCGCCAGCGGCGAGGTGCAGGGCCCGGTATACCTGTTCGGCGTGTCCTACGGCGCGGCCACCGCGCTGTTCGCCGCGCAGAAGCTCGGCGACCAGGTCGACGGCGTGGTCGCGATGGAATCCTTCGCCAACGCCGGCCGCGGCATCCGCGACATGATCCCGCACATGCTCGCCAGCCACCCGCGCGGCTGGATGGCCAGCGCGGCGATGGACCTGGCGCGCTGGCGCTACGGCGGGCAGAACCTGGACGCGGTGATCGCCAGCGCCAACCAGCGCCTGGCGCTGAACCTGGACCAGGTCGACGTCACCGCCGCCGCGCGCGCCGCGCCGGCCTGCGTGCTGTTGCTGCACGGCAGCGCCGACCAGCACATCCCGGTGGCGCATGGCCGCCTGCTGGCGCTGGACGCGCCGCGCGCGCACTACTTGGAGATGCCCGGCGAAAACCACCTGAGCCTGCCGATGCGGCTGGACCTGCTGGGGCCGACCGTGGAGGACTGGTTCGCCGACCTGCAGTCGCCGAGCCACGGCGGCCGCTGCCCGCAGCCGCTGCCACCGCGTGCGGATCCCGATCTGCAACTGACCGGTGGGCCGGCGGCGAGCGGTAGCCGCGGCTGA
- the rarD gene encoding EamA family transporter RarD — protein sequence MTAAAGQDARRGLWITAATFALWGVVPVYWHLLQAVPSPHIIAHRIIWSTLLVVAWLVYSARLQWWRRIAAQPRALATLALSSVAIAFNWGLYIWAVNAGHVIETSLGYFINPLVNVLLGVLVLRERLRPLQWLAVACAALGVAWLTVDAGTLPWIALGLAGSFGLYGLLRKLVQVDAVAGLGVESLYLFLPALGFVLWGEAGHGGGFTGGWGWRNDLLLAFGGVVTAVPLIGFAYGVRRIPLSLVGLLQYIAPSLQLLLGVWFFREPFDAGKAIGFAAIWIGLLLFAGESLWRSGVWRRAGIRD from the coding sequence ATGACCGCGGCCGCCGGGCAGGACGCGCGGCGCGGCCTGTGGATCACCGCGGCGACCTTCGCGCTGTGGGGCGTGGTGCCGGTGTACTGGCACCTGCTGCAGGCGGTGCCGTCGCCGCACATCATCGCCCACCGCATCATCTGGAGCACGCTGCTGGTGGTGGCCTGGCTGGTGTACAGCGCGCGCCTGCAGTGGTGGCGGCGCATCGCCGCGCAGCCGCGCGCGCTGGCCACGCTGGCGCTGAGCAGTGTGGCGATCGCCTTCAACTGGGGCCTGTACATCTGGGCGGTCAATGCCGGCCACGTGATCGAGACCAGCCTGGGCTACTTCATCAATCCGCTGGTCAACGTGCTGCTGGGCGTGCTGGTGCTGCGCGAGCGGCTGCGTCCGCTGCAATGGCTGGCGGTGGCCTGCGCTGCGCTCGGCGTGGCCTGGCTGACGGTCGATGCCGGCACGCTGCCGTGGATCGCGCTGGGCCTGGCCGGCTCGTTCGGGCTGTACGGCCTGCTGCGCAAGCTGGTGCAGGTGGATGCGGTGGCCGGGCTTGGCGTGGAGAGCCTGTACCTGTTCCTGCCGGCGCTGGGCTTCGTGCTGTGGGGCGAGGCCGGCCACGGCGGCGGCTTTACCGGCGGCTGGGGCTGGCGCAACGATCTGCTGCTGGCGTTCGGCGGCGTGGTGACCGCGGTGCCGCTGATCGGCTTCGCATACGGCGTGCGGCGCATCCCGCTGTCGCTGGTGGGCCTGCTGCAGTACATCGCGCCGAGCCTGCAACTGCTGCTGGGCGTGTGGTTCTTCCGCGAGCCGTTCGATGCCGGCAAGGCCATCGGCTTTGCCGCGATCTGGATCGGGTTGTTGCTGTTCGCCGGTGAGAGCTTGTGGCGGTCGGGCGTGTGGCGGCGAGCGGGGATTAGGGATTAG
- the yedA gene encoding drug/metabolite exporter YedA, with amino-acid sequence MPSAPVAAAPARGGFVVLALFLVYVVWGSTYLAIRFALEGGAPPLSVVSGTRFVIAGSVLYAVLRWRGVAAPTRAQWRPLAMLGALMLVCGNGLVVLAERQVSSGLAAVAVASVPLWMALFGTLRGHHASRGEWLGIVVGFAGVVWLNAGSSLTASPLGLVLLLIAPIGWAFGSVWSRGRDLPMPFMAAAGQMLCGGAMLVAIGLLSGERLHALPSAQGMLAVAYLCVFGSIVAFTAYVWLLQNVRPALAGSYAYVNPVIAVALGSWLGSERFSASDFGAMAVILAGVVVITLARTRR; translated from the coding sequence ATGCCTTCCGCTCCTGTCGCTGCCGCGCCTGCGCGCGGCGGCTTCGTCGTTCTCGCTCTGTTCCTGGTCTATGTGGTCTGGGGTTCGACCTATCTGGCGATCCGCTTCGCCCTGGAAGGCGGTGCGCCGCCGCTGAGCGTGGTGTCGGGCACCCGCTTCGTGATCGCCGGCAGCGTGCTGTACGCGGTGCTGCGCTGGCGCGGCGTGGCCGCGCCCACGCGCGCGCAGTGGCGGCCGCTGGCCATGCTCGGCGCGCTGATGCTGGTCTGCGGCAACGGCCTGGTGGTGCTGGCCGAGCGCCAGGTGTCCTCGGGGCTGGCGGCGGTGGCGGTGGCCTCGGTGCCGCTGTGGATGGCGCTGTTCGGCACGCTGCGCGGCCACCACGCCAGCCGCGGCGAATGGCTGGGCATCGTGGTTGGCTTCGCCGGGGTGGTGTGGCTCAATGCCGGCAGTAGCCTCACTGCCAGCCCGCTGGGCCTGGTGCTGCTGTTGATCGCGCCGATCGGCTGGGCATTCGGCTCGGTGTGGTCGCGCGGGCGCGACCTGCCGATGCCGTTCATGGCCGCGGCCGGGCAGATGCTGTGTGGCGGCGCCATGCTGGTGGCGATCGGCCTGCTCAGCGGCGAACGCCTGCACGCCCTGCCGAGCGCGCAGGGGATGCTGGCGGTGGCCTACCTGTGCGTGTTCGGCTCGATCGTCGCCTTCACCGCCTACGTGTGGCTGCTGCAGAACGTGCGCCCGGCGCTGGCCGGCAGCTATGCCTACGTCAATCCGGTGATCGCGGTGGCGCTGGGCAGTTGGCTCGGCAGCGAACGCTTCAGCGCCAGCGATTTCGGTGCGATGGCAGTGATCCTGGCCGGCGTGGTGGTGATCACCTTGGCGAGGACCCGGCGATGA
- a CDS encoding Rap1a/Tai family immunity protein, whose product MASHRTWLALPLLAALSSNSAARPPAAPWDLNGHQLLEAPLDGSLAADLGPQQPQELRVMVSSRTAAAYMLGIAAGSEGTRWCRPAGQSGPPDIQALVADLAALPDARLDARASDLVVQALAKRYPCKATTPRRPSR is encoded by the coding sequence ATGGCATCACACCGCACCTGGCTCGCGCTGCCCTTGCTGGCCGCGCTCAGCAGCAACAGCGCAGCACGCCCGCCGGCTGCCCCCTGGGACTTGAACGGACACCAGTTGCTGGAAGCCCCGCTGGACGGCTCCCTGGCGGCCGACCTGGGCCCGCAGCAACCGCAGGAACTGCGGGTCATGGTGTCCTCGCGCACGGCGGCGGCATACATGCTCGGCATCGCGGCCGGCAGCGAGGGCACGCGATGGTGCCGACCGGCCGGCCAGTCCGGCCCACCAGATATCCAGGCACTGGTCGCCGATCTCGCCGCGCTGCCCGACGCACGCCTGGACGCGCGCGCCAGCGACCTGGTCGTGCAGGCCTTGGCCAAACGGTATCCCTGCAAAGCCACCACGCCGCGCCGTCCGTCGCGCTGA
- a CDS encoding peptidase codes for MRMLLLSASLFMGDAAQAANDALAGETGGDADALERHALPAACDASEGRGPAMPG; via the coding sequence ATGCGCATGTTGCTGCTGTCCGCTTCCCTGTTCATGGGAGATGCGGCACAGGCGGCCAACGATGCACTGGCTGGCGAGACGGGCGGCGACGCCGACGCACTGGAGCGGCATGCATTGCCGGCGGCGTGCGACGCCTCTGAAGGCCGTGGCCCGGCGATGCCGGGCTGA
- a CDS encoding MBL fold metallo-hydrolase has protein sequence MPRDSSIHLVDTGFQRAQFDAAYLIVENGRGAFVDCGTSHAVPVLLDAVANAGLAPGEVDWLILTHVHLDHAGGAGALLQHLPNARLLVHPRGAPHMIDPARLIAGATAVYGEAEMARSYGRIVPVPAARVVVAEDGHRVSLGARELLCIDTPGHARHHLCVWDARSRSWFSGDTFGLSYRELDSARGAFAIPTSSPVQFEPGAMQASIQRMLGYAPQTLYLTHYGPVEGADTLAAELQEQLEAMVAIARGCDGRSDRHRCLVAALTALYLERARLHGCRLDDAGVERVLHMDIELNAQGLACWLDRPVR, from the coding sequence ATGCCACGCGACTCCAGCATCCATCTTGTCGATACCGGCTTCCAGCGCGCGCAGTTCGATGCCGCCTACCTGATCGTGGAGAACGGGCGCGGCGCCTTCGTCGACTGCGGCACCAGCCACGCCGTGCCGGTGCTGTTGGACGCAGTGGCGAACGCCGGCCTGGCGCCGGGCGAGGTGGACTGGTTGATCCTCACCCACGTGCACCTGGACCACGCCGGCGGCGCCGGCGCGCTGCTGCAGCACTTGCCGAATGCGCGGCTGCTGGTGCATCCGCGCGGTGCCCCGCACATGATCGATCCGGCGCGGCTGATCGCCGGCGCCACCGCGGTGTACGGCGAGGCGGAGATGGCACGCAGCTACGGCCGCATCGTGCCGGTGCCGGCCGCGCGCGTGGTGGTGGCCGAGGACGGCCATCGCGTGTCGCTGGGCGCGCGCGAGCTGCTGTGCATCGACACTCCGGGCCACGCCCGCCATCACCTGTGCGTGTGGGACGCGCGCAGCCGCAGCTGGTTCAGCGGCGACACCTTCGGCCTGTCCTACCGCGAACTGGACAGCGCGCGCGGCGCGTTCGCGATCCCGACCTCATCGCCGGTGCAGTTCGAACCGGGGGCGATGCAGGCGTCGATCCAGCGCATGCTCGGCTACGCGCCGCAGACGCTGTATCTCACCCACTACGGTCCGGTGGAGGGCGCCGACACGCTGGCGGCCGAATTGCAGGAGCAACTGGAGGCGATGGTGGCGATCGCGCGCGGCTGCGACGGCCGCTCCGACCGCCATCGTTGCCTGGTCGCGGCGCTGACCGCGTTGTATCTGGAGCGCGCGCGGCTGCATGGCTGTCGGCTGGACGATGCCGGCGTGGAGCGCGTGCTGCACATGGACATCGAGCTCAACGCGCAGGGCCTGGCCTGCTGGCTGGACCGCCCCGTGCGCTGA
- a CDS encoding tryptophan--tRNA ligase: MTTRVLTGITTSGTPHLGNYVGAIRPALQASRRPGIESFFFLADLHSLIKAQDPARTQRSTLEIAATWLAAGLDPAQVWFYRQSDVPETNELTWFLTCVAGKGILNRAHAYKAAVDKNRAEGEDDDAGVTAGLFMYPVLMAADILLFKAQQVPVGRDQIQHIEMARDFAQRFNHVYGREHFVLPDALIDEQVATLPGLDGRKMSKSYDNTIPLFAPREELKKRVFAIVTDSRAPGEPKETEGSALFQLYQAFASAEETAAFAQAFAAGIGWGEAKQQLFERIDAEIAPMRGRYEALMARPQDIEAILRDNAQRLRERYAIPFLAELRHAVGLRDLAAQAGDAAAATTAKPALPSFKQYREADGQFYFKLLDGEGTLLLQSGGFASPRDAGQTIAALKRAAQAEALQAAPVTLEASAETVLAALARLREAG, translated from the coding sequence ATGACCACCCGCGTTCTCACCGGCATCACCACCTCCGGCACGCCGCACCTGGGCAACTACGTCGGCGCCATTCGCCCCGCGCTACAGGCCAGCCGGCGCCCCGGCATCGAGAGTTTCTTCTTCCTGGCGGACCTGCACAGCCTGATCAAGGCGCAGGACCCGGCGCGCACCCAGCGCTCGACCCTGGAGATCGCGGCGACGTGGCTGGCGGCGGGCCTGGACCCGGCGCAGGTGTGGTTCTACCGTCAGTCGGACGTGCCGGAGACCAACGAGCTGACCTGGTTCCTGACCTGCGTCGCCGGCAAGGGCATCCTCAACCGGGCGCACGCCTACAAGGCGGCGGTGGACAAGAACCGCGCCGAGGGCGAGGACGACGATGCCGGGGTCACCGCCGGATTGTTCATGTATCCGGTGCTGATGGCCGCCGACATCCTGCTGTTCAAGGCGCAGCAGGTGCCGGTGGGCCGCGACCAGATCCAGCACATTGAGATGGCGCGCGATTTCGCGCAGCGCTTCAACCACGTCTACGGCCGCGAGCACTTCGTCCTGCCCGACGCGCTGATCGACGAGCAGGTGGCGACGTTGCCCGGATTGGACGGGCGCAAGATGAGCAAGAGCTACGACAACACCATTCCGCTGTTCGCTCCGCGCGAGGAGTTGAAGAAGCGGGTGTTCGCCATCGTCACCGATTCGCGCGCGCCCGGCGAGCCGAAGGAGACCGAAGGCTCGGCGCTGTTCCAGCTGTACCAGGCCTTCGCCAGCGCCGAGGAGACCGCCGCGTTCGCGCAGGCGTTCGCCGCCGGCATCGGCTGGGGCGAGGCCAAGCAGCAGTTGTTCGAGCGCATCGATGCCGAGATCGCGCCGATGCGGGGGCGCTACGAGGCGCTGATGGCGCGCCCGCAGGATATCGAGGCGATCCTGCGCGACAACGCGCAGCGCCTGCGCGAACGCTATGCGATCCCGTTCCTGGCCGAGCTGCGGCACGCGGTGGGCCTGCGCGACCTGGCGGCGCAGGCCGGCGACGCTGCCGCAGCGACGACGGCCAAGCCGGCGCTGCCGAGCTTCAAGCAGTACCGCGAGGCCGACGGCCAGTTCTATTTCAAGCTGCTCGATGGCGAAGGCACGCTGCTGCTGCAGAGCGGCGGCTTCGCCTCGCCGCGCGATGCCGGGCAGACCATCGCCGCGCTCAAGCGGGCCGCGCAGGCCGAGGCGCTGCAGGCGGCGCCGGTGACCCTGGAAGCATCGGCCGAGACGGTGCTGGCGGCGCTGGCGCGGTTGCGCGAGGCGGGCTGA
- a CDS encoding CsbD family protein: MNKDIIAGKWTQLKGKIKAQWGDLTDDDFDVAEGNTQYLAGKLQERYGWARDRAEKEVHAFRDSLDKEYRD; the protein is encoded by the coding sequence ATGAACAAAGACATCATTGCCGGCAAGTGGACCCAGCTCAAGGGTAAGATCAAGGCGCAGTGGGGCGACCTCACCGACGACGATTTCGACGTCGCCGAGGGCAACACCCAGTACCTGGCCGGCAAGCTGCAGGAGCGCTATGGCTGGGCGCGCGACCGCGCCGAGAAGGAAGTGCATGCCTTCCGCGACAGCCTGGACAAGGAATACCGCGACTGA
- a CDS encoding entericidin A/B family lipoprotein: MKRTFAWMLLAMFSVGLLAGCNTVAGAGKDVQKAGEKVEDAAKN, from the coding sequence ATGAAGCGTACGTTTGCGTGGATGCTGCTGGCGATGTTCTCGGTGGGCCTGCTGGCCGGTTGCAACACCGTTGCCGGTGCCGGCAAGGACGTGCAGAAGGCGGGCGAGAAGGTCGAAGACGCCGCCAAGAACTGA
- a CDS encoding entericidin A/B family lipoprotein, whose translation MKRLTTLLMLTLFCAGVLTGCNTVAGAGKDMQKAGEKVEDTAKDCSAGKC comes from the coding sequence ATGAAGCGACTGACCACCCTGTTGATGCTGACCCTGTTCTGCGCTGGCGTGCTGACCGGCTGCAACACCGTCGCCGGCGCCGGCAAGGACATGCAGAAGGCCGGCGAGAAGGTGGAAGACACGGCGAAGGATTGCAGCGCGGGCAAGTGCTGA
- the rocF gene encoding arginase, whose translation MRSSFLPVSLIGVPTDIGAGHRGARMGPEALRIAGLHEALANRGVEVRDVGNIDGPRNPWQAPVDGYRHLAEVVAWNRALMEASYAELRDGRMPIVLGGDHCLGIGSITAVARHCREQGRKLRVLWLDAHSDFNTSEVTPSGNVHGMPVACLCGLGPKALTELGGSAPALRPEQVRQIGIRSVDPDEKRLIKQHRVDVYDMRYIDEMGMKRTMEAALDGLDADTHLHVSFDVDFLDPSIAPGVGTTVPGGPNYREAQLVMEMIADSGRMASLDIVELNPVLDHRNLTAELAVDLVESLFGKSTLMRD comes from the coding sequence ATGAGGTCGTCCTTTTTGCCGGTGTCCCTGATCGGCGTTCCCACCGACATCGGTGCGGGTCATCGCGGCGCGCGCATGGGACCGGAGGCGCTGCGCATCGCCGGCCTGCACGAGGCGCTGGCCAATCGCGGCGTGGAGGTGCGCGACGTCGGCAACATCGACGGCCCGCGCAATCCCTGGCAGGCGCCGGTCGACGGCTACCGCCACCTGGCCGAGGTGGTGGCCTGGAACCGCGCGCTGATGGAGGCCAGCTACGCCGAGCTGCGCGACGGCCGCATGCCGATCGTGCTCGGCGGCGACCACTGCCTGGGCATCGGTTCGATCACCGCGGTGGCGCGGCATTGCCGTGAGCAGGGCCGCAAGCTGCGGGTGCTGTGGCTGGATGCGCACTCGGACTTCAACACCAGCGAGGTCACCCCGTCGGGCAATGTGCATGGCATGCCGGTGGCCTGCCTGTGCGGGCTGGGGCCGAAGGCGCTGACCGAGCTGGGCGGCAGCGCGCCGGCGTTGCGCCCGGAGCAGGTGCGGCAGATCGGCATCCGTTCGGTCGATCCGGACGAGAAGCGGCTGATCAAGCAGCACCGCGTCGACGTGTACGACATGCGCTACATCGACGAGATGGGCATGAAGCGGACCATGGAGGCGGCGCTGGACGGACTGGATGCCGACACCCATCTGCACGTCAGCTTCGACGTCGACTTCCTCGACCCCAGCATCGCCCCGGGCGTCGGCACCACCGTGCCGGGCGGCCCCAACTACCGCGAGGCGCAACTGGTGATGGAGATGATCGCCGACAGCGGGCGCATGGCCTCGCTGGACATCGTGGAGCTGAATCCGGTGCTGGACCACCGCAACCTGACCGCGGAACTGGCCGTGGACCTGGTGGAAAGCCTGTTCGGCAAGTCGACGCTGATGCGGGACTGA
- a CDS encoding PriCT-2 domain-containing protein, producing the protein MVSLPRRWPEVHPRRTEAEARRADRAKKQAIGAGELTPEQLAETLAQLDPCDFGEKQHDRWRDLMMACHFATDGEGRQEFIDWCMGDGHYLGQEWIVGRRPMRSRRWAGATPWPDAAR; encoded by the coding sequence GTGGTATCGCTGCCGCGGCGGTGGCCCGAAGTACATCCGCGTCGGACCGAAGCTGAGGCGCGCAGGGCGGATCGCGCCAAGAAGCAGGCGATCGGCGCGGGCGAGCTGACGCCTGAACAGCTGGCCGAGACCCTGGCGCAACTCGACCCGTGCGACTTCGGCGAAAAGCAGCACGATCGCTGGCGCGACCTGATGATGGCCTGCCACTTTGCCACCGATGGCGAAGGCCGACAGGAGTTCATCGACTGGTGTATGGGCGACGGCCATTACCTCGGCCAGGAGTGGATCGTCGGTCGCCGCCCGATGCGGTCCAGGCGATGGGCGGGCGCGACGCCCTGGCCCGACGCAGCGAGATGA
- a CDS encoding SPOR domain-containing protein, protein MLVRALLVVLTILNLGVAVWWAMQPPTSPSVPMPAVPAGVVTLQLVNEAPAAAAAPTPPPAAPVAAQDSAVAADAAGSAPASASAPAATTTAAPATEPALPAAPAPAPTEAQAEPAAKPAAGTAVCLSLGPYADRDAAQAAVAALAPGTPRPRLREAADSNAASFRVILPTIGGEDGLKQATERIVAAGIHDYYPLRQGETGNAIALGQYRSREGAERRRAELARAGFNADLIPNGGSGQSRWWLDLRADSAAQAAALRRQLGAAHQRSVDCATLR, encoded by the coding sequence ATGCTCGTTCGCGCCCTGCTCGTCGTCCTGACCATCCTCAACCTCGGCGTCGCGGTGTGGTGGGCGATGCAGCCGCCGACCTCGCCGTCGGTGCCGATGCCGGCGGTGCCGGCCGGGGTGGTGACGCTGCAACTGGTCAACGAGGCGCCGGCAGCGGCCGCTGCGCCAACGCCGCCGCCGGCCGCGCCTGTCGCGGCGCAGGACAGTGCCGTCGCCGCCGATGCGGCCGGGTCCGCCCCGGCATCGGCCAGCGCGCCGGCCGCCACCACGACCGCCGCGCCGGCAACCGAACCCGCACTGCCGGCCGCCCCTGCGCCCGCGCCAACCGAGGCCCAGGCCGAGCCTGCGGCCAAGCCCGCCGCCGGCACCGCGGTGTGCCTGAGCCTGGGACCGTACGCGGACCGCGACGCCGCCCAGGCGGCCGTCGCCGCGCTGGCGCCGGGAACGCCGCGTCCGCGGCTGCGCGAGGCCGCCGACAGCAATGCCGCCAGCTTCCGCGTGATCTTGCCGACCATCGGCGGCGAGGACGGCCTCAAGCAGGCCACCGAGCGCATCGTCGCCGCCGGCATCCACGACTACTACCCACTGCGCCAGGGCGAGACCGGCAATGCCATCGCCCTGGGCCAGTACCGCAGCCGCGAGGGAGCCGAGCGCCGCCGCGCGGAACTGGCCCGTGCCGGCTTCAACGCCGACCTGATCCCCAACGGCGGCAGCGGCCAGTCGCGCTGGTGGCTGGACCTGCGCGCCGACTCCGCGGCGCAGGCCGCTGCCCTGCGCCGCCAGCTCGGCGCCGCGCACCAGCGCAGCGTGGACTGCGCCACGCTGCGCTAG
- a CDS encoding type III pantothenate kinase — MSDWLFDLGNSRFKFAALENGQVGAVQAWPHGAEAMDAAAVAALPQGGTAYVASVAAPALTATVLEALRNRFAQVQVARTEAACAGVRIAYARPQAFGVDRFLALLAAHGGGDVLVVGVGTALTVDLLDRDGLHHGGRIAPSPTVMRQALQQKAAQLPAEGGAYHEFAADTADALASGCDGAAVALIERSLQQGEALLGRRPRLLLHGGGVPPLLHALPPAEQRPALVLDGLALWAQAHAAAGGA; from the coding sequence ATGAGCGACTGGCTGTTCGACCTGGGCAATTCGCGCTTCAAGTTCGCCGCGCTGGAGAACGGCCAGGTCGGTGCGGTGCAGGCCTGGCCGCATGGCGCCGAGGCCATGGACGCGGCGGCGGTCGCGGCGCTGCCGCAGGGCGGCACCGCCTACGTCGCCAGCGTCGCCGCGCCGGCCCTGACCGCGACCGTGCTGGAGGCGCTGCGCAACCGCTTCGCGCAGGTGCAGGTGGCGCGCACCGAAGCGGCGTGCGCCGGCGTGCGCATCGCCTATGCGCGACCGCAGGCGTTCGGCGTGGACCGCTTCTTGGCCCTGCTCGCCGCGCATGGCGGCGGCGACGTGCTGGTGGTGGGGGTGGGTACGGCGCTGACCGTGGACCTGCTCGACCGCGACGGCCTGCACCACGGTGGCCGCATCGCGCCGTCGCCAACGGTCATGCGCCAGGCCCTGCAGCAGAAGGCGGCGCAGCTGCCGGCCGAGGGCGGCGCTTACCACGAGTTCGCCGCCGACACCGCCGACGCGCTGGCCTCCGGCTGCGACGGTGCCGCGGTGGCGCTGATCGAACGCAGCCTGCAGCAGGGCGAGGCCTTGCTGGGACGGCGACCGCGCCTGCTGCTGCATGGCGGCGGCGTGCCGCCGCTGCTGCACGCGCTGCCGCCAGCCGAGCAGCGCCCCGCGCTGGTCCTGGACGGACTGGCGCTGTGGGCGCAGGCGCATGCCGCGGCCGGTGGTGCCTGA
- the birA gene encoding bifunctional biotin--[acetyl-CoA-carboxylase] ligase/biotin operon repressor BirA, whose translation MEPALDERELLARLSKGPLSGDALARACGLTRAAVWKRIQALRAAGVEIEGRAGEGYGLARPLELLDAAAIRAGLNAPARAELAGLEIAWSLVSSNTTLLQRPAPAQGSEVLLAERQTGGRGRRGRVWASPLAAHLYLSVARSFQGGLGRLGGLSLAAGVAVAEALRAAGFATVGLKWPNDLLADGRKLGGLLVEGGGEFAGPARAVIGLGLNVAMPAASAADIGQPWTDLTRLAAGPVSRNTIAAAVLSHLLPALALFDAEGLAPFLPRYAALDLLAGRAVRIDDGGQVREGTALGLAEDGALRVAFADGEQPVHAGDVSVRAA comes from the coding sequence ATGGAACCGGCGTTGGACGAGCGCGAACTGTTGGCCAGGCTCAGCAAGGGCCCCCTGTCCGGCGATGCCCTGGCGCGTGCCTGCGGGCTGACCCGGGCGGCGGTGTGGAAGCGCATTCAGGCGCTGCGCGCGGCCGGGGTGGAGATCGAGGGCCGGGCCGGCGAGGGCTATGGCCTGGCGCGGCCGCTGGAACTGCTCGACGCCGCGGCGATCCGGGCCGGGCTGAATGCGCCGGCGCGCGCCGAACTGGCCGGGCTGGAGATCGCCTGGAGCCTGGTCTCCAGCAATACCACCCTGCTACAGCGCCCGGCGCCCGCGCAGGGCAGCGAGGTCCTGCTGGCCGAGCGCCAGACCGGCGGCCGCGGCCGCCGCGGCCGGGTCTGGGCCTCGCCGCTGGCGGCGCACCTGTACCTGTCGGTGGCGCGCAGCTTCCAGGGCGGGCTGGGCCGGCTGGGCGGCCTGAGCCTGGCGGCCGGCGTGGCCGTGGCCGAAGCCCTGCGTGCGGCCGGATTCGCCACGGTCGGGCTGAAGTGGCCCAACGACCTGCTGGCCGACGGGCGCAAGCTGGGCGGCCTGCTGGTGGAAGGCGGCGGCGAGTTCGCCGGGCCGGCGCGGGCGGTGATCGGCCTGGGCCTGAACGTGGCGATGCCGGCGGCCAGTGCCGCGGACATCGGCCAGCCGTGGACCGACCTGACGCGGCTGGCCGCTGGCCCCGTGTCGCGCAACACGATCGCCGCGGCGGTGCTGTCGCACCTGCTGCCGGCGCTGGCGCTGTTCGACGCGGAAGGGCTGGCGCCGTTCCTGCCGCGCTACGCCGCGCTGGATCTGCTGGCCGGACGCGCCGTGCGCATCGACGATGGCGGCCAGGTGCGCGAAGGCACGGCCCTGGGCCTGGCCGAGGACGGTGCGCTGCGGGTGGCGTTCGCCGATGGCGAGCAGCCCGTGCATGCGGGCGACGTCAGCGTGAGGGCGGCATGA